From Bacteroidota bacterium, the proteins below share one genomic window:
- a CDS encoding glycosyltransferase family 2 protein: MDKTPFVSIIIPCRNEGRFIGKVLENILSQDYPASHLEVLIADGRSEDDTRQQVEGFARRYPFIHLLDNPARVVPHALNACIRRSRGEVILRMDAHAIYPNDYVSRLVRALLENRVQNVGGVWVTEPGSDTPMAEAIALASAHRFGIGNADYRLGGGTPRLVDTVPFGCFPRPLFEEIGLFDEELVRNQDDEFNGRIIRSGGKILLLPDLKIRYFARERLSKIRRMFYQYGLFKPLVNRKLGKPATVRQLFPPLLVAGIMLPPAIAYWIPMIGLCWLGGLMAYLMMVVYFSLRLSNGNGYLLGALIRVFPTIHLSYGIGYWIGIIRFLIFRKNQHGKVHDPGISR, encoded by the coding sequence GTGGATAAGACACCCTTTGTCAGCATCATCATTCCGTGCAGGAACGAAGGCCGCTTCATCGGAAAAGTGCTGGAGAATATCCTTTCCCAGGATTATCCGGCTTCGCACCTGGAAGTACTCATCGCCGACGGCAGGAGTGAAGACGATACCCGACAGCAGGTGGAAGGATTTGCACGACGCTATCCCTTCATTCATCTGCTGGATAATCCTGCACGCGTAGTGCCACACGCGCTTAATGCCTGTATACGGCGGAGCAGGGGCGAAGTGATCCTGCGCATGGATGCGCACGCGATCTACCCGAACGACTACGTGAGCCGGTTGGTCAGGGCCCTGCTCGAAAACCGGGTTCAAAATGTCGGCGGTGTATGGGTAACGGAACCAGGATCGGATACGCCAATGGCCGAGGCCATCGCGCTTGCTTCAGCGCACCGATTCGGGATCGGAAATGCCGACTATCGGCTGGGTGGCGGCACTCCGCGACTGGTAGATACCGTCCCGTTCGGTTGTTTTCCGCGACCGCTTTTTGAGGAGATCGGATTGTTTGACGAGGAGTTGGTCCGAAATCAGGACGATGAATTCAATGGAAGAATCATCCGTTCCGGAGGTAAGATACTTTTACTGCCGGACCTTAAGATCCGGTATTTCGCCCGTGAACGTCTGTCCAAGATCCGCCGGATGTTCTACCAGTACGGTTTATTCAAACCGCTTGTCAACCGGAAACTCGGAAAACCGGCGACTGTCCGTCAGCTCTTTCCTCCATTGCTGGTGGCCGGAATCATGTTGCCTCCCGCGATCGCATACTGGATTCCAATGATCGGGTTGTGCTGGCTGGGAGGATTAATGGCTTACTTAATGATGGTCGTTTATTTTTCCCTTCGGCTCTCAAATGGGAACGGCTATTTGCTGGGGGCGCTCATTCGGGTCTTCCCAACCATTCACCTGAGCTATGGAATAGGGTATTGGATCGGTATCATACGATTCCTGATCTTCCGGAAAAATCAACATGGAAAAGTACACGATCCGGGAATCAGTCGTTGA
- a CDS encoding O-antigen ligase family protein, protein MEKYTIRESVVDSPTFSNMKQDTPTVQPIPNAPWRRLKLWALPLLALTLPFGHGAVTVAMILFLLTTILNSNAQPWIKEFRLWYLLPVAFLVLHVVGMAYSDNRSFGLFDIQVKSGLLILPICVMMHGRLSAQDWQRFVRAFLAGLLLAFVACLLPAIRTWSATGSLHGFFYQDFSRFLHPSYFAWYADTAVLLLWLNRADPILKGALRRSLLLMLSLLVFLCNSKAGFAGWFFVTALGALVTGLKTKSFRLFVVSLLHILIFGLAIWKVIPPEENRVMAMQQNLSQDTISGSDGRSTSARLHVWSAAWSLIQEAPVTGYGTGDVKDVLLKRYAERGLISAVEKKLNAHNQFLQSWVALGLSGVLLLLAMLAGATWRFRRDPLFAGFLLLTFFNFLVESMLEIQAGVVFWALFYSVFLNLQSPEGSYEDHQPGRRPSPVH, encoded by the coding sequence ATGGAAAAGTACACGATCCGGGAATCAGTCGTTGATAGCCCCACATTCAGCAATATGAAACAGGATACACCGACGGTACAGCCTATACCCAACGCTCCCTGGCGCCGGCTGAAACTCTGGGCTTTGCCGTTGCTGGCGCTGACCCTGCCGTTCGGACATGGCGCCGTCACGGTCGCGATGATCCTTTTCCTGTTAACAACGATTCTGAATAGCAATGCTCAGCCGTGGATAAAGGAATTTCGGTTGTGGTACTTACTGCCAGTCGCCTTTCTGGTGTTGCATGTAGTAGGCATGGCTTACTCCGACAATCGCTCGTTCGGGCTCTTTGACATCCAGGTAAAATCGGGGCTGTTGATTCTGCCGATTTGTGTGATGATGCACGGCAGGTTATCAGCGCAGGATTGGCAACGATTCGTACGCGCCTTTCTTGCCGGGCTGCTCTTGGCATTCGTCGCTTGTCTCCTTCCTGCAATCCGTACCTGGAGTGCCACCGGGTCGCTGCATGGATTTTTTTATCAGGATTTCAGTCGGTTCCTGCATCCTTCGTATTTCGCCTGGTATGCCGACACGGCCGTCTTGCTACTCTGGCTGAACCGTGCGGATCCGATCTTGAAAGGCGCCTTGCGAAGAAGTCTGCTGCTCATGCTCTCACTCCTGGTCTTCCTCTGTAACAGTAAGGCTGGATTTGCAGGATGGTTTTTTGTGACCGCGTTGGGAGCCCTGGTAACTGGTCTTAAGACCAAATCGTTCCGTCTCTTCGTTGTGTCCTTGTTACATATCCTCATTTTCGGACTCGCAATATGGAAAGTCATCCCGCCGGAGGAGAATCGGGTAATGGCCATGCAGCAGAACCTCTCCCAGGATACGATTTCCGGAAGCGACGGACGATCGACCTCGGCGCGATTGCATGTTTGGTCGGCTGCTTGGTCACTGATTCAGGAAGCTCCGGTGACCGGCTATGGAACCGGCGACGTAAAAGATGTGCTGCTGAAGCGATATGCGGAACGAGGCCTGATCTCCGCGGTCGAGAAGAAACTCAATGCGCACAACCAGTTCTTGCAATCATGGGTTGCGCTTGGCCTTTCCGGTGTTTTGCTGCTATTGGCCATGCTGGCAGGTGCAACCTGGCGGTTTCGAAGGGATCCCCTCTTTGCCGGATTTCTGCTACTGACCTTCTTCAATTTCCTGGTGGAAAGCATGCTTGAAATACAGGCTGGCGTGGTCTTTTGGGCGCTTTTTTATTCCGTATTTTTGAACCTCCAATCTCCTGAAGGTTCGTATGAAGATCATCAACCTGGTAGGCGCCCGTCCCCAGTTCATTAA
- a CDS encoding glycosyltransferase family 2 protein yields the protein MKMAEAQRQLLSIVIVSYNVRELLEACLRSLPMGGVEEPEVWVVDNASTDGSVEMVRHLFPTVNLIVNQDNAGFPKGNNQAIGRCSGKFILLLNPDTVVKQDAFKILISYLEDHPEAGLVGPKLLNADGSHQYSVMPFLRPLEIILETFFLHGWYRSKRDHRMQGDQAPRPVDALSGAAILLRREVFDRIGLLDEQLFWTEDMEFCLRAHQARIGVAYMPEAEIVHHSGASGKKNQRVMVSNQVLSKIRYFSRNHPALVFWTCWFFRLLHIISRLLILLPLSIFALRYREKLDAYAFTLKRFIRGDY from the coding sequence TTGAAAATGGCCGAGGCGCAACGACAGCTCTTAAGTATCGTTATAGTCAGCTACAATGTACGCGAGCTTTTGGAAGCCTGCCTCCGCAGCCTTCCCATGGGTGGTGTGGAAGAGCCTGAAGTATGGGTGGTGGACAATGCATCCACCGACGGAAGTGTTGAGATGGTTCGTCATTTGTTTCCGACGGTGAACCTGATCGTGAATCAGGATAATGCAGGATTCCCGAAAGGGAACAACCAGGCGATCGGTCGATGTTCCGGTAAGTTTATTTTGCTGCTGAATCCCGACACAGTAGTGAAGCAGGACGCTTTCAAGATCCTGATCAGCTACCTCGAGGACCATCCGGAGGCCGGACTCGTTGGACCGAAGTTGCTGAATGCGGATGGAAGTCATCAGTATTCGGTGATGCCTTTCCTGCGTCCGCTGGAGATTATCCTGGAAACTTTCTTTTTACATGGTTGGTACCGAAGTAAGAGGGATCACAGGATGCAGGGTGATCAAGCGCCACGACCGGTGGATGCCTTGAGCGGCGCGGCTATTTTGTTACGCCGGGAGGTCTTCGACCGAATCGGACTGCTGGATGAACAACTCTTCTGGACCGAGGACATGGAATTCTGTTTACGTGCTCACCAGGCGAGAATAGGTGTCGCCTATATGCCCGAGGCGGAAATTGTTCACCACAGTGGAGCCAGTGGTAAGAAAAACCAACGGGTCATGGTCTCCAACCAGGTGTTATCCAAAATCCGCTATTTCTCCCGCAATCACCCGGCATTGGTCTTTTGGACCTGTTGGTTCTTTCGGCTCCTGCACATAATCAGTCGGTTGCTCATCTTACTGCCATTGTCCATCTTTGCTTTGCGCTACCGGGAAAAGCTGGATGCCTATGCGTTTACGTTGAAGCGTTTTATCCGGGGCGATTATTGA
- a CDS encoding glycosyltransferase family 2 protein has translation MGPKQPEISIIIPCYTYGRYLPETLKSLLDQTFSDWECVLVANGSDALTLQVIQVFVDKDSRFRKLSTQNHGPSAARNEGIQASRGRYIQLLDADDILENRKFEVQSSYLHAHPETGVVYGEVRYFTDGAPEQWRRSLHLPDREWMPKVSGKGSLLVNTLLRYNIMTIHAPLVRREMMDMVGCMDEALSGFEDWDLWLRMAMSGVQFTFLPVAGSLSLVRTHPGSLNQDRSTMRQYLLRVWEKALESGQLNLKQRVYVWSRMEEEFGEMVLARRTGQAMLSPRSRLVLWAGVPFIYPVVKLGRYLRNLSKS, from the coding sequence ATGGGACCGAAACAACCGGAAATCTCCATCATCATTCCTTGCTATACCTATGGAAGGTATCTGCCGGAAACGTTGAAGTCGCTCCTGGATCAGACTTTTTCTGATTGGGAATGTGTTCTGGTCGCCAATGGTTCTGATGCGTTGACACTGCAGGTTATTCAGGTCTTTGTCGATAAGGACTCCCGATTTCGCAAACTGTCCACGCAGAACCACGGGCCATCCGCGGCAAGAAACGAAGGGATTCAAGCATCGCGCGGACGCTATATTCAGTTGTTGGATGCCGATGATATACTGGAGAACCGGAAGTTCGAGGTTCAATCTTCCTATTTACATGCGCATCCGGAAACCGGCGTGGTGTATGGTGAAGTGCGTTACTTTACTGACGGAGCACCGGAACAATGGAGAAGGTCGCTGCACCTTCCGGATCGGGAATGGATGCCAAAGGTTTCCGGAAAGGGAAGCCTATTGGTGAATACATTGCTTCGGTACAATATTATGACCATCCATGCACCGCTCGTTCGACGGGAAATGATGGATATGGTCGGCTGTATGGATGAGGCATTGTCGGGGTTTGAGGATTGGGACCTCTGGTTACGAATGGCCATGTCAGGCGTGCAATTCACTTTCCTTCCGGTCGCCGGGTCGCTTTCGCTCGTCAGAACGCATCCTGGCAGCCTCAACCAGGACCGATCGACCATGCGGCAGTACTTGTTGCGTGTGTGGGAGAAAGCCCTGGAATCCGGACAGTTGAATTTGAAGCAGCGTGTTTACGTATGGTCAAGAATGGAAGAAGAGTTCGGTGAAATGGTGCTGGCAAGAAGGACCGGTCAGGCCATGCTTTCTCCCCGAAGCCGGCTTGTCTTATGGGCAGGCGTACCGTTCATTTATCCGGTAGTGAAGTTGGGTCGTTATTTGCGTAACCTGTCAAAGTCTTGA
- a CDS encoding FdtA/QdtA family cupin domain-containing protein produces MARLIDLKTFTDTRGNLTVIEKVIPFDIKRIFYIYGVDDSRRGGHRHRKTLQAAICIQGACTIYNHDGSAEQVFRLDRPDKCLILEPADWHTMYEFTPDAILMVLASEFFDQADYIFEPYPAVS; encoded by the coding sequence ATGGCTCGTCTGATCGATCTCAAAACCTTCACTGACACGCGCGGTAACCTGACGGTCATCGAAAAGGTGATCCCATTTGATATTAAACGCATCTTTTATATCTACGGGGTAGACGACAGCAGACGGGGAGGTCATCGGCATCGGAAAACTCTGCAAGCCGCAATCTGCATCCAGGGAGCCTGTACGATCTATAACCACGACGGGTCTGCGGAACAGGTATTCCGGTTGGATCGTCCCGATAAATGTCTGATCCTGGAACCGGCGGACTGGCATACGATGTACGAGTTCACGCCCGACGCCATCCTGATGGTACTGGCATCCGAGTTTTTCGATCAGGCCGACTACATTTTCGAACCCTATCCTGCGGTGTCATGA
- a CDS encoding DegT/DnrJ/EryC1/StrS family aminotransferase, with translation MIEYENLRKANAPFFEEYRAVFEKTLQSGWYILGEQVKSFEAEFAGYCSVQHTVGVANGLDAMILALRSYNFSPGDEVLVPSNTYIASILAILHAGLKPVLVEPRLSTYNINPENIREKISKRTRAVLVVHLYGKLCEMDAILSIAREYGLAVVEDCAQAHGASLRGKRAGSFGDFGAFSFYPTKNLGALADAGAVTTDDPKKAEAIRTLRNYGSEKKYYNSIVGYNSRLDELQAAFLRVKLAALDKINAHKRKLAAIYQAELSDAYVKPVKQEDYLDVFHIYAIRHPKRDQLRTFLSENGIHTEVHYPVAPNRQLAMRGILDMTDTPIAQEIHETILSLPISFFHTEDDIRQVVGVMNRF, from the coding sequence ATGATCGAATACGAGAACCTGAGAAAGGCCAACGCTCCGTTCTTCGAGGAATATCGGGCGGTCTTTGAAAAGACCCTGCAGAGCGGTTGGTACATACTCGGCGAGCAGGTCAAATCGTTCGAGGCGGAGTTCGCAGGCTATTGCAGTGTGCAGCATACGGTAGGCGTCGCGAATGGATTGGATGCTATGATCCTTGCCTTGCGTTCCTATAATTTTTCTCCGGGAGATGAGGTTCTGGTTCCATCGAATACGTACATCGCATCCATACTGGCGATTCTGCATGCGGGCTTGAAGCCGGTATTGGTCGAACCCCGCTTGTCCACCTACAATATCAATCCGGAAAACATCCGCGAAAAGATCAGCAAGCGTACCCGTGCCGTGTTGGTGGTACACCTCTACGGGAAGTTGTGTGAAATGGATGCCATCCTTTCCATCGCCCGGGAGTATGGTCTGGCCGTAGTTGAAGATTGTGCCCAGGCCCATGGAGCGAGCTTACGTGGGAAACGGGCCGGGAGCTTCGGTGATTTCGGGGCCTTTAGTTTTTATCCGACCAAGAACCTCGGAGCACTCGCCGATGCCGGAGCCGTCACGACCGATGATCCGAAGAAAGCGGAAGCGATCCGCACACTTCGGAATTACGGTTCTGAAAAGAAGTATTATAACAGCATAGTCGGTTACAATTCGCGGTTGGATGAGCTGCAGGCGGCTTTTCTACGAGTCAAACTCGCTGCATTGGACAAGATCAATGCGCATAAACGCAAACTGGCTGCCATCTATCAGGCGGAATTATCCGATGCTTATGTTAAGCCCGTGAAGCAGGAGGATTACCTGGATGTCTTTCATATTTATGCTATTCGACATCCCAAGCGTGACCAGTTGCGGACCTTTCTGTCGGAGAACGGTATACATACCGAAGTGCATTATCCGGTCGCTCCCAACCGGCAATTGGCAATGCGCGGGATCCTGGATATGACCGATACCCCGATCGCACAGGAAATACACGAAACCATACTCAGCCTGCCGATCTCTTTCTTCCACACGGAAGATGACATTCGGCAGGTTGTCGGGGTGATGAACCGCTTTTGA
- a CDS encoding glycosyltransferase yields MKRLSVITVNLNNARGLRKTLQSVITQSWNDREIIVIDGGSNDESLAVIEEFRSHLSFVHSGKDAGVYDAQNKGIALASGEYCLFLNSGDYLASPDVLSAVFSRRRDEDILYGNMIIYYGNGKTRLGRMPRRITLEQMIGDTLWHPVSFIRRTLFEKYGKYDLSFRVVADYHFFLRVLLVEQVSYYHTGVTVSVFDTSGMSSQGKYRAQQLEERRRAQELYFKPEVIDRALHRYRRKFLLNRVLRRIGLN; encoded by the coding sequence ATGAAGCGTCTTTCGGTCATAACGGTCAACCTGAACAATGCCCGTGGATTGCGGAAAACGTTGCAAAGCGTGATCACCCAGTCGTGGAACGATCGTGAAATCATCGTGATCGATGGCGGCTCGAACGATGAAAGTTTGGCGGTGATCGAAGAGTTCCGTTCGCACTTGTCTTTCGTCCACAGTGGGAAAGACGCTGGCGTCTACGATGCACAGAACAAGGGGATCGCACTCGCCTCCGGCGAATATTGTCTTTTTCTGAATTCGGGTGATTATCTGGCCTCACCCGATGTTTTAAGCGCGGTTTTCAGCCGTCGACGGGATGAGGATATCTTGTACGGCAACATGATCATTTATTATGGAAATGGGAAGACCCGCCTGGGCCGTATGCCGCGAAGAATCACCCTGGAGCAGATGATCGGAGATACGCTTTGGCACCCGGTGAGTTTTATCCGCAGGACCTTGTTTGAGAAGTATGGTAAGTATGACCTCAGCTTCAGGGTGGTGGCGGATTATCATTTTTTTCTCCGGGTGCTCCTGGTGGAGCAGGTGAGCTATTACCATACTGGTGTCACCGTTTCAGTGTTTGATACTTCCGGCATGAGTTCTCAGGGGAAGTATCGTGCCCAACAACTGGAAGAACGACGCCGGGCACAGGAGTTGTACTTTAAGCCGGAAGTGATCGACCGGGCATTGCATCGGTATCGTCGCAAGTTTCTGTTGAACCGCGTCTTGCGCAGGATAGGATTGAACTGA
- the wecB gene encoding UDP-N-acetylglucosamine 2-epimerase (non-hydrolyzing) — MKIINLVGARPQFIKAAMLSRALRRQRGVEEIMVHTGQHYDASMSDDILKELEFPVIAHNLGINRLSHGAMTGRMIESLEQVFRQERPDALIVYGDTNSTLAGAVAAVKLGIRIAHVEAGMRCNNLHVPEEANRVVADRLSEWLFTSSDHARQNLIREGYDNLPVQLIHSGDVMLDAFRHFQPIAQERISWPQEMPQGDFVLCTVHREATTEHPGRLREVFEAIERVHQRIPVVLPLHPRTRERIGALGIKTSAILTEPASYLQMLVLLDRCALVMTDSGGLQKEAFFSKKPCVTLRPETEWIELVEHGYNKVVGTDPQWIVNHVFWMLDNPPEFRHHFYGDGHAADLIAAQLIKPSIHSVRKDQPANLA; from the coding sequence ATGAAGATCATCAACCTGGTAGGCGCCCGTCCCCAGTTCATTAAAGCCGCCATGCTGAGCCGCGCGCTGCGTCGGCAACGTGGAGTGGAGGAGATCATGGTTCATACCGGGCAACATTACGACGCCTCCATGTCGGATGATATCCTGAAGGAATTGGAGTTTCCGGTCATAGCCCATAACCTGGGGATCAATCGACTTTCACACGGAGCAATGACCGGCAGAATGATCGAGTCGCTGGAGCAGGTATTTCGACAGGAACGCCCGGATGCGCTCATCGTGTATGGTGATACGAACAGTACCCTGGCTGGTGCGGTTGCCGCCGTCAAACTGGGTATCCGGATCGCCCACGTGGAAGCCGGCATGCGTTGTAACAATCTTCACGTACCGGAGGAAGCCAACCGGGTTGTTGCCGACCGTTTGTCGGAATGGTTATTTACCTCCTCCGACCATGCGCGACAGAACCTGATCCGCGAAGGCTACGATAATCTTCCGGTGCAATTGATCCATTCCGGCGATGTGATGTTGGACGCGTTCCGGCATTTCCAGCCGATCGCGCAGGAACGTATTTCCTGGCCCCAAGAGATGCCACAGGGGGACTTTGTCTTGTGTACGGTTCACCGGGAAGCGACTACCGAGCACCCGGGCAGACTGCGGGAAGTGTTTGAAGCGATCGAGCGTGTGCATCAGCGCATCCCGGTAGTGCTTCCGCTTCATCCGCGTACCCGCGAGCGTATCGGAGCACTGGGCATCAAGACTTCCGCCATTTTAACGGAACCTGCATCTTATCTGCAAATGCTCGTGTTATTGGATCGTTGCGCTTTGGTCATGACGGATTCAGGAGGGTTGCAGAAAGAAGCGTTCTTCAGTAAGAAGCCTTGTGTGACACTTCGGCCGGAAACCGAATGGATCGAACTGGTCGAACATGGTTACAATAAAGTGGTTGGCACCGATCCGCAATGGATCGTCAATCATGTGTTCTGGATGTTGGACAATCCGCCGGAGTTCCGGCATCATTTTTATGGGGATGGTCATGCTGCCGATCTGATCGCGGCTCAGTTGATCAAGCCTTCCATTCATTCCGTCAGAAAAGATCAACCCGCCAACCTTGCATGA
- a CDS encoding glycosyltransferase codes for MNYRHEDEVVTFIREQLLQQEQVELTIVVCDNGSTDSDGFRKQLSAWKQVHYFSAGTNLGYFGGAAAGLKYFTQTIGELPSWTIVCNTDVELPGRDFLYRLFSLSRGALVAAPAVHSTLSGHQQNPFREQRVSLSYLKFMRAIYSFYPLYFLYQLLAYVKRFFRRARTAEGVTRNVYAVHGTFFAFHRTFFAQGGSLQYGSFLFGEELFVAEQLAGMQSACRYVPELQIEHREHASTGRFKSPGMVKYMKESTDYLIREVYRG; via the coding sequence GTGAATTATCGTCATGAAGACGAGGTAGTGACCTTTATCCGGGAACAGTTACTTCAGCAAGAACAGGTCGAGTTGACCATCGTAGTATGTGATAACGGAAGTACGGATAGCGATGGTTTCAGGAAGCAATTATCGGCTTGGAAGCAGGTTCATTATTTTTCAGCCGGAACCAACCTGGGATATTTTGGCGGTGCTGCAGCTGGTTTGAAATACTTTACGCAAACGATAGGCGAGCTTCCTTCCTGGACCATCGTTTGCAATACCGACGTGGAACTTCCCGGACGTGATTTCTTGTACCGGTTATTTTCGCTATCCCGGGGCGCATTGGTGGCGGCTCCCGCGGTTCATTCGACCTTGAGCGGGCATCAACAAAATCCTTTCCGGGAGCAACGGGTATCCTTATCCTACCTGAAGTTTATGCGTGCCATTTATTCTTTCTATCCACTGTATTTTCTTTACCAGCTATTGGCCTATGTGAAGCGATTCTTTCGGAGAGCGCGTACTGCAGAGGGCGTGACGCGTAATGTCTATGCAGTGCATGGGACCTTTTTCGCTTTTCATCGAACATTTTTCGCTCAGGGCGGCTCCCTGCAGTACGGATCATTTCTATTCGGCGAGGAACTTTTTGTCGCCGAACAGCTTGCCGGCATGCAGTCGGCCTGCCGGTATGTTCCGGAATTGCAGATCGAACACCGGGAACACGCTTCCACCGGTCGTTTCAAGTCACCGGGAATGGTGAAGTACATGAAGGAAAGCACCGACTACCTGATCCGGGAGGTATACCGTGGATAA